CGCAACGACACGCTGGCCTTCACGCTCACCGACGCCAGCCTGTTCGAGCTGCCGGGCGGCCCGGCGGGTTTCGCCGCGGTGGCCGAATACGGCTCGCAAAGCTATGCCATCAACCCTGACCCGCTGGCCACGCAGTACTACTACTACAGCTGGCGCGATTCCGACGGCCACGGCAGCCGTACGCGCTGGGCGCTCGGCAGCGAATTGCGCCTGCCGCTGCTGCAGACGCTGAACCTGAGCCTGGCCGGCCGTTACGACCGCTACCGCTTCGCCGGCGAGCAGCCGGGCAAGTTCACCTGGAGCAGCGGCGTGGAATGGCGGCCGGTGGACAGCCTGCTGCTGCGCGGCTCCTACGGCACCGCCTTCCGCGCCCCGGATCTGCACTACGTGTTCGCCGGCGAGGGCAACGACGAGACCGCCGGCGTGGACTACTACCGCTGTCGCAGCGAGGAATCGGGCACCGCCATCGCCGACTGCGATTACAACGACGAGAACGTCATCCGCACCCGCAAGGGCAATCGCAAGCTCAAGCCCGAGACCAGCACGTCCTGGACGGCCGGTGTGTTGTGGTCGCCCAGCGATCGCTTCGACATTTCGGCCGACTACTTCAGCATCCGCATGCGCAACCAGGTGCAGGATCTGGACACCGACACGCTGCTGCAGGACGAAGCCAACTGCCGCCTGGGCAGCAAAGCCGACGGCACGCCGGTGGACATCAACTCGCCCACCTGCCGGGATGCGCTGGCCCGCGTGGTGCGCACCAGCAGCGGCAAGCTCTACGGCGTCTACGTCAACCCGATCAACGTCGCGCGCGAGGAGACCAGCGGCGTCGACATCACCACCCATGCGCGCTGGGACACCCGCATCGGCATCCTGCGCTTCGTCGGCAACCATACCTGGGTGCGCAAGCACGACATCCAGCAGTACCCAGGTGATCCGACCATCAACGAGTTCGCGGTCAACAGCGGCTACGACATCCCGCGCACCAAGACCAGTGCCTCGCTGTCGTGGGAACGCAAGGCCTGGACGACCACCCTGCATGGCGAGCGGCTGGGAAGGCTGCCCACCTACCTGTCCTATGCGCAGCAGGCAGACCGGTCGAAGGGTGATCCGGTCTGGGTCGGCGCCACCTACCGTTTCAACGCCTCGGTGCAATACAAGTTCAACGACCACGCCGAGCTCGCCCTGCTGGTGGACAACCTGCAAGACCGCATGCCGCCGCGCGATCGCACCTACACGCCCTATCCCTATTACGACGTGTCCTGGTTCGATTCGGTGGGACGCAGCTATTACCTGCAGTTCACCTGGAAGTTCGGCGGCACGCCGCTGTAAGCGCTGCAAGCACCCGTCGGCCCCGGCTCGAACGCGGGGCCGGCTTGCGGCATCATCGACCGCCACCCGGGCAACTCGCCAGCGACCCGGTGTTGCACCTGACGCCTTGGCAAAGCCATGCCACACTGACCACCCGTCAGCCGGAGCTGGTTTGCGATGAGCACGCTCGATGCCTTCCTGGCCCGCACGCGGGTGGCGTATTTCTCGATGGAAATCGCCCTGCGTGCGGAAATGCACACCTATTCGGGCGGGCTCGGCGTGCTGGCCGGCGACACCGCCCGCTCCTGCGCCGACCTGCGCCTGCCGGTGGTGTTCGTCACCCTGGCCAGCCACGAGGGCTACCTGCGCCAGGAAATCGCCGCCGACGGCAGCCAGATCGACCATCCCGATCCCTGGCGGGTGGCCGACTGGGCCACCCCGCTCGATGCCATGGTCGGCGTCGCCGTCGAGGGCCGCACGGTGTGGATCCGGCCCTGGCTCTATCGGCTGGCGGCGGCCGACGGCTATGAGATTCCGGTGCTGCTGCTCGACACCCGGCTCGAGCACAACGATCCGCGCGACCGCGGCCTCACCGACCGGCTCTACGGCGGCGACGATGCGTATCGACTGGGCCAGGAGATCGTGCTCGGCATCGGCGGCGAACGGCTGCTGCGCGCGCTCGGTTTCGAGGTCGGCATCTATCACCTCAACGAAGGCCACGCCGCGCTGCTCACCGCTGCGCTGCTCAAGCGCCACCCGCATCCGCTGGAAGTGCCCGCCGAGGGCCAGCTGCGCTACGACACCGAATGGGTGCGCGAGCATTGCGTGTTCACCACGCACACGCCGGTCGAGGCCGGTCACGACCGCTTCGACTATGCGATGGCGATGCGCCTGCTCGGCGATTTTCTGCCCGAAGACCAGCTCAAGCCGCTGGCCGGTGAGGACCGCCTCAACATGACCCGGCTCGCGCTCAACCTGAGCGGCTACGTCAACGGCGTCGCCGAGCGGCATGCCGAGACCGCGCGAAAAATGTTTCCGGGCTACGTGGTGCGCGCCATCACCAACGGCGTCCATGCGCACAGCTGGGTGCATCCGGCCTTTGCCAATCTGTTCCAGAGCCTGGCCGCGGACTGGGCCCACGAGCCCGAGGAACTGGTGCGTGCCGACCAGCTCACCGACACCGAACTGTGGTCGGCGCACGATGCGGCCAAGCAGGACCTGATCGACACCGTCGCCCGGCTCGGTGGCGTCAAGCTGCGCATGGACCTGCCGATCCTGGCCTTCGCCCGCCGCATCACCGGCTACAAACGCCCGGACCTCCTGTTCAGCGACCTGGCACGCCTGCGCGCGCTCAATGCCCGTCATCCATTCCAGCTGGTGATCGCCGGCAAGGCGCATCCGCACGACGAGCCCGGCAAGGCGCTCGTGCACGCCCTCCATGCGCATCTGCGCGAGCTGGCCGGCGAGATCCCCGGCGCCTTCCTGCCCGACTACGGACTCGACCTGGCCCGGGTGATGGTCGCCGGCGCCGACGTCTGGCTCAACACGCCGCAGCCGCCGCTCGAGGCTTCCGGCACCAGCGGCATGAAGGCCGCGCTCAACGGCGTGCTCAATCTCAGCGTGCTCGACGGCTGGTGGTGGGAGGGCTGGATCGAGGACGTCACCGGCTGGGGCATCGGCGCCAGCGGGCCGGCAAGCGACCATGCGAACGAGCTGTACGACACCCTAGAGCACAAAGTGCTGCCGCGCTACTACCAGGACCGTGCACGCTGGCTTGGCATGATGCGCGCCAGCATCAGCAAGACCGCGCCGCGCTTCAACAGCCAGCGCATGATGCGCCGCTACGCGGCCGAGGCCTATCTGCGCTGACGGCCCAAACAGCCGTTCGACCGCGGCGTCCCGGCGCGTCTTCCATCAAAAGCCTTTTGGAATTCCATGAGCAAACCGATCGAGGACTACGGCTACATCGGCAACACCCTGACCGGCGCCCTGGTGGCGCGCGACGGCTCCATCGACTGGCTCTGCCTGCCGCACTACGACGATGGCGCCTGCTTCGCGGCCCTGCTCGGCGGTCCCGAGCACGGCCACTGGCAACTCGCGCCGGCCGGCCCCGTCCTGCGCAGCAGCCGCCGTTACGTGCCCGGCACGGCGGTGCTGGAAACCACCCACGAGACCGCCGACGGTCGCGTCACCGTGATCGACTTCATGCCCTTCGGCGAGGAGGAGGATCACGTCGAGCTGATTCGCGTGGTGCGTGGCGAGGCCGGCCACGTGCGCATGCGCATGCAGCTCACCATCCGCTTCGACTACGGTCACATCATGCCGTGGGTGCGGCGCATCGAGGACGTCCTGGTGGCGATGGCCGGACCCGACGCGCTGCGGCTCTACACGCCCGCGACGCTGCACGGGCGGGGGCTGCACACGGTGGCCGAATTCAGCGTCGGCGCCGGCGCCTACGTGCCCTTCGTGCTCGCCTACGATCCCTCGCACCGCCCGGCGCGGATACCGCGCGACTGGGACATCCAGCTCAAGGAGACACTCGCGCGCTGGCGCGACTGGTCCGGACGCTGCCGTTTCGACCGTCCTGAGGGCGATCCCTGGCGCGAGGCGGTGCTGCGCTCGCTGATCACGCTCAAGGCGCTGACCTTCTCGCCGACCGGTGGCATCGTCGCCGCGCCCACCACCTCGCTGCCCGAGGAACCCGGCGGCGTGCGCAACTGGGACTACCGCTACTGCTGGCTGCGCGATGCCACCTTGACCCTGTATGCCCTGCTCGGCGCCGGCTATCGCGACGAGGCCGCCGCCTGGAGCGAATGGCTGATGCGCGCGGCCGGCGGCGATCCCGGGCAATTGCAGGTGCTCTATGGCCTGGCCGGCGAGCGGCGACTGACCGAGCTGGAACTGCCCTGGCTGCCCGGTTATGCCGACAGCCGTCCGGTGCGCGTGGGCAATGCCGCCTATGCGCAGCGCCAGCTCGACGTCGCCGGCGAGCTGATGGACGCCTTCCACGCCGCGCGCAAGCAGGGTCTCCAGCACGGCGACGGCTGGGGCTTCCAGCTCGCCCTGCTGGAGCGGCTGGAAAAGGTCTGGCGGGAACCGGACGAGGGCATCTGGGAAGTGCGCGGCGGCGCGCGGCATTTCACCTTCTCGCGGGTGATGTGCTGGGTGGCCTTCGATCGTGGCGTGCGGGCGGTCGAGGATTTCGGCCGCGAAGGCCCCGTCGCGCACTGGCGGCGCATCCGCAAGGAAATCGCCGACGACGTGCATCGGCATGGCTGGAACGAGCGCCGCCAGGCCTTCGTGCAGTCCTATGGCAGCGACACCCTGGACGCCTCGCTGCTGCTGCTGGCGCAGGTCGGTTTCCTGCCCGCCGACGACCCGCGCTACGTCTCCACCGTCGAGGCGATCGAGCGCGAGCTGATGGTCGATGGACTGGTGCGCCGCTACCGGCCCGAGCGCGCCGACGATGGCCTGCCCGGCGGCGAAGGCATGTTTCTCGCCTGCAGCTTCTGGCTGGCCGATGCCTACGTGCTGCTCGGGCGGCGCGACGATGCAGTGGCCCTGTTCGAGCGCCTGCTCGCCCTGCGCAACGATCTCGGCCTGCTCGCCGAGGAATACGACCCGCGCGGCGGCCGCCAGCTCGGCAACTTCCCGCAGGCCTTCTCGCACATCGCGCTGATCAACACCGCCTACAACCTGGCGAGCGCCTTCGGTCCGGCGGAGCAGCGCGCCGACGGCGACGGCAAGCGGCGCTGAGCCGGCACCTGTCCGCTCAAATCTCCACCTGCGCGCCGAGTTCGATCAGCCGGTTGCCGGGGATCTGGAAAAACGCCGTGGCCGGCATCGCGTTGCGGGCGAGGAAGGCGAACAGCTTGTCGCGCCACAGCGCCATGCCCGGCCGGCGGGCATTGGCGACGATGGTCTCGCGCGAGAGGAAGAACGTGGTGTCCATCATGTCGAACGTGAGGCCGACACGCGCGCACTGCGTCATCGCCAGCGGAATGTTCGGATCCTCGGCAAAACCGAAACGCAGTTCGAGACCATAGAAACCGTTGCCGAGCGGCGTCAGGGTGATGCGCTCCTCGGCCTCGGCCACCGGCGTCTCCAGCACCTCGACGGTCAACAGCACGTTGCGTTCGTGCAGCACCTTGTTGTGCTTGAGGTTGTGCAGCAACGCATGCGGCACCGCGCTCTGGTTGGCGGTGAGGAACACCGCCGTGCCCGGCACGCGCAGCGGCGGATGCTCGGTGATGCTGGCGATGAAGGGGGCGAGCGCCACGCCACCCTGCTTGATCTCGCGCATCACCAGTTCGCGGCCGCGACGCCAGGTGGTCATCACCGCGAACGCCACCACGCCGAGCACCAGCGGGAACCAGCCGCCATGGGCGATCTTGAGCACGTTGGCACCGAAATAGGCCAGATCCAGCGCCAGCATCAACAGTCCGACCGGCACCAGCACCAGCCAGTGCCAATGCCACAATCGCCGCGCCACCACCAGCGCGAGCAGGGTGGTGACGGTCATCGTGCCGGTCACCGCGATGCCATAGGCGGCGCCCAGGTTTTCCGAGCTGCGAAACCCGATCACCGCGCCGAACACCAGCAGCATCAGCATGCGGTTCACGCCGGGCACGAAGATCTGCCCGGACATCTCGCGCGAGGTGTGCACCACCATCATGCGCGGCGAATAGCCCAGCGACATCGCCTCGCGGGTCATCGAGAAGGCGCCCGAGATCACCGCCTGCGAGGCGATCACCGCCGCCGCGGTGGCCAGCACCACCATCGGATAAAGCAGGCTCTCGGGCACCAGCAAG
The DNA window shown above is from Aerosticca soli and carries:
- a CDS encoding glycoside hydrolase family 15 protein, whose protein sequence is MSKPIEDYGYIGNTLTGALVARDGSIDWLCLPHYDDGACFAALLGGPEHGHWQLAPAGPVLRSSRRYVPGTAVLETTHETADGRVTVIDFMPFGEEEDHVELIRVVRGEAGHVRMRMQLTIRFDYGHIMPWVRRIEDVLVAMAGPDALRLYTPATLHGRGLHTVAEFSVGAGAYVPFVLAYDPSHRPARIPRDWDIQLKETLARWRDWSGRCRFDRPEGDPWREAVLRSLITLKALTFSPTGGIVAAPTTSLPEEPGGVRNWDYRYCWLRDATLTLYALLGAGYRDEAAAWSEWLMRAAGGDPGQLQVLYGLAGERRLTELELPWLPGYADSRPVRVGNAAYAQRQLDVAGELMDAFHAARKQGLQHGDGWGFQLALLERLEKVWREPDEGIWEVRGGARHFTFSRVMCWVAFDRGVRAVEDFGREGPVAHWRRIRKEIADDVHRHGWNERRQAFVQSYGSDTLDASLLLLAQVGFLPADDPRYVSTVEAIERELMVDGLVRRYRPERADDGLPGGEGMFLACSFWLADAYVLLGRRDDAVALFERLLALRNDLGLLAEEYDPRGGRQLGNFPQAFSHIALINTAYNLASAFGPAEQRADGDGKRR
- a CDS encoding potassium transporter Kup, giving the protein MEQTGTPVEGGSDARRRLFRLALGAIGVVFGDIGTSPLYTMKETLGTHGMTPTPAAVLGVLSLILWSLIIVVSLKYVIFVMRADNKGEGGIMALMALAQRSVGRAARMRWLIGILGIFGAALFYGDGVITPAISVLGAVEGLEVAAQGLDRYVVVIALIILAGMFALQRHGTHVVGKAFAPVMSLWFVVIALLGLRQILTHPQALYAVNPLHAVHFFANHGLASFIALGGVVLSLTGAEALYADMGHFGKQPIRRAWFCFVLPALLLNYFGQGALLLRNPQAIESPFYLLVPESLLYPMVVLATAAAVIASQAVISGAFSMTREAMSLGYSPRMMVVHTSREMSGQIFVPGVNRMLMLLVFGAVIGFRSSENLGAAYGIAVTGTMTVTTLLALVVARRLWHWHWLVLVPVGLLMLALDLAYFGANVLKIAHGGWFPLVLGVVAFAVMTTWRRGRELVMREIKQGGVALAPFIASITEHPPLRVPGTAVFLTANQSAVPHALLHNLKHNKVLHERNVLLTVEVLETPVAEAEERITLTPLGNGFYGLELRFGFAEDPNIPLAMTQCARVGLTFDMMDTTFFLSRETIVANARRPGMALWRDKLFAFLARNAMPATAFFQIPGNRLIELGAQVEI
- the glgP gene encoding alpha-glucan family phosphorylase — its product is MSTLDAFLARTRVAYFSMEIALRAEMHTYSGGLGVLAGDTARSCADLRLPVVFVTLASHEGYLRQEIAADGSQIDHPDPWRVADWATPLDAMVGVAVEGRTVWIRPWLYRLAAADGYEIPVLLLDTRLEHNDPRDRGLTDRLYGGDDAYRLGQEIVLGIGGERLLRALGFEVGIYHLNEGHAALLTAALLKRHPHPLEVPAEGQLRYDTEWVREHCVFTTHTPVEAGHDRFDYAMAMRLLGDFLPEDQLKPLAGEDRLNMTRLALNLSGYVNGVAERHAETARKMFPGYVVRAITNGVHAHSWVHPAFANLFQSLAADWAHEPEELVRADQLTDTELWSAHDAAKQDLIDTVARLGGVKLRMDLPILAFARRITGYKRPDLLFSDLARLRALNARHPFQLVIAGKAHPHDEPGKALVHALHAHLRELAGEIPGAFLPDYGLDLARVMVAGADVWLNTPQPPLEASGTSGMKAALNGVLNLSVLDGWWWEGWIEDVTGWGIGASGPASDHANELYDTLEHKVLPRYYQDRARWLGMMRASISKTAPRFNSQRMMRRYAAEAYLR